Proteins found in one Triticum urartu cultivar G1812 chromosome 4, Tu2.1, whole genome shotgun sequence genomic segment:
- the LOC125551796 gene encoding xylanase inhibitor protein 1-like, which yields MALVRGRAASLLLLAALLCAATFLAVPAAATGKTGQVAVFWGRNKNEGSLREACDTGTYTIAIISFLDVFGRGNYHLDLSGHDVSAVGADIKHCQSKNILVFLSIGGFGNQYSLPTAQSAADVADYIWNAYMLGTRKGVYRPFGDAFVDGIDFFIENGAPANYDELAKRLWNFNKDFRGRTPVQLTATPRCGYPDRHVERALATGLVGRIFIRFYDDADCAANWQRQWDKWTAAYPSAQIYLGLPASEQKVGYIHPKNLYYSVIQVAQKAANYGGVMVWERYEDTRTNYSSYAIQWA from the coding sequence ATGGCGCTCGTACGCGGTCGGGCAGCCTCCCTCCTACTCCTCGCGGCTCTCCTCTGCGCCGCAACCTTCCTTGCCGTCCCGGCCGCGGCCACGGGGAAGACCGGCCAGGTGGCCGTGTTCTGGGGTAGGAACAAGAACGAGGGGTCCCTCCGCGAGGCCTGCGACACCGGCACCTACACCATCGCCATCATCTCCTTCCTCGACGTCTTCGGCCGCGGCAACTACCACCTCGACCTGTCCGGCCACGACGTCtccgccgtcggcgccgacatCAAGCACTGCCAGTCCAAGAACATCCTCGTCTTCCTCTCCATCGGGGGCTTCGGCAACCAGTACTCCCTGCCCACCGCCCAGTCCGCGGCGGACGTCGCCGACTACATCTGGAACGCCTACATGCTCGGCACCCGCAAGGGCGTCTACCGCCCGTTCGGCGACGCCTTCGTCGATGGCATCGACTTCTTCATCGAGAACGGCGCGCCGGCCAACTACGACGAGCTGGCCAAGCGGCTCTGGAACTTCAACAAGGACTTCCGCGGCAGGACGCCGGTGCAGCTGACGGCCACGCCGCGGTGCGGCTACCCGGACCGGCACGTGGAGCGGGCGCTCGCCACGGGGCTCGTCGGACGCATCTTCATCAGGTTCTACGACGACGCCGACTGCGCCGCCAACTGGCAGCGACAGTGGGACAAGTGGACGGCGGCGTACCCGTCGGCGCAGATCTACCTCGGGCTGCCGGCGTCGGAGCAGAAGGTCGGTTACATTCACCCAAAGAACCTCTACTACAGCGTCATACAGGTGGCGCAGAAGGCGGCCAACTACGGCGGCGTCATGGTGTGGGAACGCTACGAGGACACGCGGACCAACTATAGCAGCTACGCTATCCAATGGGCTTGA